One part of the Candidatus Mancarchaeum acidiphilum genome encodes these proteins:
- a CDS encoding metallophosphoesterase has protein sequence MNNIKFVYGKPALIAKSYGHRCMAIGDLHIGYENRLLKKGIHIYNNMDIMASSILKMSEDYGIHRLILLGDVKDSIMRPGRYELESLKRFFDLLSPLDLSVVNGNHDSFLSEITGIDTVDELLSGDFAFLHGNRFPSLKAMGKKVIITAHNHIAVEINEGHKNFYKEKAWLISSINRNNAKKFYDEFSASKLIVMPAFNPFIIGSAVNFESGKDKKNINPLFSNGIFDYNKSYVYSLNGIKLGTVSQLIAKNNI, from the coding sequence TTGAACAATATAAAGTTTGTATATGGAAAACCGGCATTGATTGCGAAATCTTACGGGCATAGATGTATGGCCATAGGGGATCTCCACATAGGTTATGAAAACAGACTATTGAAGAAAGGAATACATATATACAATAATATGGATATAATGGCCTCGAGCATCTTGAAGATGTCGGAGGATTATGGGATCCACAGACTAATTTTGCTTGGAGATGTAAAAGATAGCATAATGCGTCCTGGAAGATATGAGTTGGAATCGCTGAAAAGATTCTTTGACCTCCTTAGCCCTTTAGATTTGTCAGTGGTAAATGGCAACCATGATTCATTTTTAAGTGAAATAACCGGAATAGATACAGTGGATGAACTCTTATCGGGGGACTTTGCCTTTCTGCACGGCAATAGGTTCCCTTCGCTTAAAGCAATGGGCAAAAAGGTAATAATCACGGCACACAACCATATAGCGGTTGAGATCAATGAAGGCCACAAGAATTTTTACAAGGAGAAGGCTTGGTTGATATCCAGCATAAACCGTAATAATGCAAAAAAGTTTTATGACGAATTTTCTGCCAGCAAGCTGATAGTTATGCCTGCATTCAACCCTTTTATAATTGGCAGTGCGGTAAATTTCGAATCGGGCAAGGACAAGAAGAACATAAACCCCTTATTCAGCAATGGCATATTCGATTACAATAAGTCATATGTCTATAGCTTAAATGGCATCAAGCTGGGCACGGTCAGCCAGCTAATTGCAAAAAACAATATATGA
- a CDS encoding DNA-directed RNA polymerase subunit K yields MEKEYTRFEKSRIVGARALQLAYGAPPLIRVPEGMINSLDLAQLEFEKDVIPITVIRE; encoded by the coding sequence ATGGAAAAAGAATATACAAGATTTGAAAAATCTAGGATAGTAGGGGCAAGAGCTCTTCAGCTGGCTTATGGGGCTCCTCCATTGATAAGGGTACCTGAAGGAATGATAAACTCACTTGACCTAGCCCAGCTAGAATTTGAGAAAGATGTAATACCAATAACAGTCATAAGGGAATAA
- a CDS encoding NAD(P)/FAD-dependent oxidoreductase produces the protein MEANDKYDLIVAGAGMAGNLAAGIAAKKGLNVLLLDRNSQIEVGKKTNWGWTCGDAVAKSHLDFVTERTGLHFSEPELDYQVEGVYALSPDLESKYKFDGIGYTLDRPEFETKLLKFAVDNGAHYVPNFEVEGPLMENNFVVGIFGKDKDKQPKKFSSKLVIDGLGVSTVLRRRLPENPYVDRFVDIDDIESTGRYIYEFELDHEDPRYYDPKNALIHLNPLLAPGGYGWVFPKSGNKINIGIGVQKSSLDLRNQKLNKKDSLQTLIDEYVKWVPVFKDLKLFNKNNNGKGIWSVAVRRQMESLVFNGYMGVGDSMVMPNPLSAGGIGPALISGILAGENAVKSLEGGDVSLKGLWNYNTEYNQEYGKKTAGLEAFRIYLQSLNVDTLNYGIKTFLTSDEATDLTNGKVPELSMKSKFKFALKGASNIQAFSNLLYIVGKMKKLDSIYEEYPSSPENFEKWRESVKKEIEGVKEKFKPNPV, from the coding sequence ATGGAAGCGAATGATAAATACGATTTAATAGTCGCAGGAGCAGGTATGGCTGGGAATCTAGCAGCAGGGATAGCCGCTAAAAAAGGATTGAATGTCCTCTTATTAGATAGGAATTCCCAAATAGAAGTAGGAAAGAAAACAAATTGGGGATGGACATGCGGTGATGCAGTTGCGAAATCCCACCTTGATTTTGTGACGGAGCGTACGGGATTGCATTTCTCAGAACCTGAATTGGATTACCAAGTAGAAGGCGTATACGCCCTTTCTCCAGACTTAGAATCAAAATACAAATTTGATGGAATAGGATATACTCTTGACAGGCCAGAATTTGAGACAAAGCTTCTGAAGTTTGCAGTGGACAACGGTGCCCATTATGTGCCAAATTTTGAAGTTGAGGGTCCATTGATGGAAAACAATTTCGTTGTCGGTATATTTGGTAAGGACAAGGACAAGCAGCCAAAGAAATTTTCATCCAAGTTAGTAATAGATGGATTAGGTGTGTCAACAGTACTTAGGAGAAGATTGCCTGAAAATCCATATGTCGACAGATTCGTAGATATAGACGATATTGAATCTACTGGAAGATACATATACGAATTTGAGCTTGACCATGAGGATCCGAGGTACTATGACCCTAAAAATGCCCTTATACATTTAAATCCATTGCTAGCTCCGGGGGGATATGGATGGGTATTCCCTAAGAGCGGAAACAAGATAAATATTGGAATAGGCGTGCAGAAGAGCAGCTTAGACTTAAGGAACCAGAAGCTTAACAAAAAGGACAGCCTTCAAACATTGATAGACGAATATGTGAAATGGGTGCCTGTATTCAAGGACCTTAAGCTATTCAACAAGAACAATAATGGAAAAGGAATATGGTCTGTTGCAGTAAGGCGTCAGATGGAAAGCCTTGTATTCAATGGCTACATGGGAGTAGGTGACAGCATGGTAATGCCTAACCCACTGAGTGCAGGAGGGATAGGGCCTGCCCTAATATCAGGCATATTGGCTGGAGAGAATGCAGTCAAGTCCTTAGAAGGAGGGGACGTATCACTTAAGGGATTGTGGAATTACAATACCGAATACAACCAGGAGTATGGAAAGAAAACAGCAGGGCTGGAGGCATTCAGGATTTATCTGCAATCGTTAAACGTAGATACATTAAATTATGGGATCAAGACATTTTTGACATCTGATGAAGCCACGGATCTTACAAACGGAAAGGTGCCAGAACTCAGCATGAAATCAAAATTCAAGTTTGCATTAAAAGGTGCATCAAATATACAAGCATTCTCTAACCTTCTATACATAGTAGGAAAGATGAAGAAGCTGGACAGCATATACGAGGAATATCCAAGCAGTCCAGAGAACTTCGAAAAATGGAGGGAATCCGTTAAAAAAGAGATAGAGGGAGTAAAGGAGAAGTTCAAGCCAAACCCCGTCTGA
- a CDS encoding alanyl-tRNA editing protein, with protein sequence MTEKLYLTDSYLKEFEAKVISLNESEGLVELDKTAFYPTGGGQPSDTGVIEFNGKSYSVSDVSKSGDRVFHKVSDTSGLSEGATVKGRIDWDKRYQHMKYHTALHIIDGVVFKEGNGSMTGGQIYDDRARADFDILGLDKDKVLKILEESQQVIDNALPVEVKFLTKEEAEKVPELARTEPGKELMKKLDTFRIIDIKGFDFQLDGGTHVKNTSELGRIELSKYENKGSHNKRIEITLKEK encoded by the coding sequence TTGACAGAAAAATTGTATCTCACAGATTCTTATCTCAAAGAATTTGAGGCAAAGGTAATATCCTTAAACGAGAGTGAGGGATTGGTAGAATTGGATAAAACCGCATTTTATCCAACTGGTGGAGGCCAGCCTTCGGATACGGGGGTTATAGAATTTAATGGAAAATCCTATTCGGTATCAGATGTTTCTAAATCAGGTGACAGAGTATTTCATAAGGTTTCCGATACCTCTGGGCTGTCCGAGGGTGCTACTGTAAAAGGGAGGATTGACTGGGATAAAAGGTACCAGCACATGAAATACCATACTGCACTTCACATAATAGACGGAGTAGTGTTTAAAGAGGGCAATGGCAGCATGACAGGAGGGCAGATATATGATGACCGTGCAAGGGCAGATTTTGATATACTTGGATTGGATAAAGACAAGGTATTAAAGATTCTCGAGGAGTCACAGCAGGTAATAGACAATGCACTCCCTGTAGAGGTAAAGTTCCTGACTAAAGAGGAAGCGGAGAAGGTTCCAGAATTGGCTAGGACAGAACCAGGAAAGGAGCTTATGAAGAAGCTTGACACCTTCAGGATAATAGACATAAAGGGATTTGATTTCCAATTGGATGGAGGTACACATGTCAAAAACACATCAGAGCTAGGAAGAATTGAATTATCCAAATATGAAAACAAAGGCTCACACAATAAAAGGATAGAGATAACCCTAAAAGAAAAATAA
- a CDS encoding nucleotidyl transferase AbiEii/AbiGii toxin family protein → MRGLKAWQEEKRYIQASILNSLYDESIVFKGDTYLWFFNGLPRFSEDLDFTAISDLPSNIMNKVSERLDLFGIYNESKIETNDKKSFSFKVMAQGPLYTSQNSRCVVYVEISKREELINKTLPIKLNFPEYLLPIHVLNGINLDEVGAEKIRAITSRNKARDVLTYII, encoded by the coding sequence TTGAGAGGCTTAAAGGCATGGCAAGAAGAGAAACGTTATATACAAGCATCTATATTGAATTCACTTTATGATGAATCTATAGTTTTTAAGGGAGACACTTATCTATGGTTTTTCAATGGGCTGCCCCGTTTTTCTGAAGATTTAGATTTTACCGCGATATCCGATCTTCCAAGCAATATAATGAATAAAGTTTCAGAAAGATTAGATCTTTTTGGAATCTATAACGAGTCAAAAATTGAAACTAATGATAAGAAATCATTTTCATTCAAGGTAATGGCCCAGGGGCCTCTATATACAAGCCAAAATAGCAGATGTGTAGTATATGTAGAAATAAGTAAAAGAGAAGAACTAATAAACAAAACCCTGCCTATAAAATTAAATTTTCCTGAATACCTATTGCCAATACATGTACTTAACGGAATAAATTTAGATGAAGTGGGTGCAGAAAAGATAAGGGCAATAACAAGCAGGAATAAAGCACGTGATGTATTGACTTATATTATCTAA
- a CDS encoding type IV toxin-antitoxin system AbiEi family antitoxin domain-containing protein, with protein sequence MRGKYSLVDDNFAIASQLINPSYISIESALLFHDIIQQVPRDIECVTTVNSIRLEELGINYHKIPPSLFYGYKRVERGQSYAFVAEPEKAIIDGIYLGMYSIDQLKEYLGSLNKKRLTELANNYKGYGSKNINKVIASLKKTH encoded by the coding sequence ATGCGTGGAAAATATTCATTAGTGGATGACAATTTTGCTATAGCCTCCCAGCTAATAAATCCCTCTTATATATCAATCGAATCTGCCTTACTTTTTCATGATATAATACAGCAAGTCCCAAGGGATATAGAGTGTGTAACCACTGTAAACTCAATTAGATTGGAGGAGCTTGGGATAAATTACCATAAGATACCTCCTTCATTATTTTATGGGTATAAACGAGTAGAGAGAGGGCAGAGTTATGCATTCGTTGCAGAACCAGAAAAAGCCATAATCGATGGTATATATTTAGGTATGTATTCGATAGATCAGCTGAAGGAGTATCTTGGCAGTTTAAATAAAAAGAGGTTAACTGAGCTTGCAAATAACTACAAAGGCTATGGGAGTAAAAATATAAATAAGGTAATTGCATCATTGAAAAAAACGCACTAA
- the proS gene encoding proline--tRNA ligase, which translates to MSDENEKEQVKALTAKKKDNFSEWYTQILINSEFIDYSAVSGVIVFRPSSYYVWDKIREATDVLFKEAGIKDAYFPLFIPERFLNKEKEHIAGFNPEVAWVTGAGNSTFDERLAVRPTSETIMYDSYSRWIKSWRDLPLRLNQWNNVVRWEFKHPTPFIRSREFLWNEGHTAFATEKEALEEREQVLGIYSKVLKEVLALEGVPGKKTNKEKFAGAIASYSIEMLMPDGWAIQGPDFHNDGQNFSKSFDIKFTDKNGNYQYVHQNTFAISTRMIGIMVAMHSDDKGLVIPPKLAEIQVVIIPIYNDSNKEKILKYAEELKSKMKDLRVYVDSSDAYSPGWKFNEYELKGIPIRLEIGQKEYEGRFATAKRRDTGEKFTFNVDESESKIKGTLDKIHENLYNKTKEFLESHIHKVYDYEKFKDLIGKDSGFVQAPWCGSTECEDKIAEETKAKATNMPFDAQHDLDGKKCIYCGKEAKYFVNFARSY; encoded by the coding sequence ATGTCAGATGAAAATGAAAAAGAGCAGGTCAAGGCATTGACAGCAAAAAAGAAAGATAATTTCTCGGAGTGGTACACGCAGATTTTGATAAATTCTGAATTTATCGATTACAGTGCGGTATCTGGAGTAATCGTGTTTAGGCCTAGCAGCTATTATGTATGGGACAAGATAAGAGAGGCTACGGACGTGCTTTTTAAGGAAGCGGGCATAAAGGATGCATATTTTCCATTATTTATACCTGAGAGATTCCTGAACAAGGAAAAGGAGCACATAGCAGGATTCAATCCTGAGGTCGCTTGGGTGACGGGTGCAGGAAACTCAACATTCGATGAAAGGTTGGCAGTAAGGCCCACATCCGAAACCATAATGTACGATAGTTATTCTAGATGGATTAAATCATGGAGGGACCTGCCTTTAAGGCTTAACCAGTGGAACAATGTAGTTAGGTGGGAGTTCAAGCACCCTACCCCATTCATAAGAAGCAGGGAATTCCTTTGGAATGAGGGGCATACCGCATTCGCAACAGAAAAAGAGGCACTTGAAGAAAGGGAACAGGTACTTGGAATTTACAGCAAGGTGCTGAAAGAGGTATTGGCTTTGGAAGGGGTGCCCGGCAAGAAAACAAACAAGGAGAAGTTCGCAGGAGCTATAGCCAGCTACAGCATAGAAATGCTTATGCCTGACGGATGGGCTATACAAGGCCCGGATTTCCATAACGATGGCCAGAACTTCTCAAAAAGTTTTGACATAAAATTCACCGATAAGAATGGCAATTACCAATATGTACACCAAAATACATTTGCGATATCCACTCGTATGATAGGAATAATGGTTGCTATGCACAGCGATGACAAGGGATTGGTAATACCACCCAAATTGGCTGAAATACAAGTGGTAATAATACCAATTTACAATGATTCCAACAAGGAGAAAATATTGAAATATGCCGAAGAGCTAAAATCCAAGATGAAAGACCTTCGTGTATATGTAGATTCCAGCGATGCATACTCCCCGGGATGGAAATTCAACGAATATGAATTGAAGGGCATACCAATAAGATTAGAAATAGGGCAGAAAGAGTACGAGGGAAGGTTTGCAACTGCAAAAAGGAGGGATACAGGAGAAAAGTTTACCTTTAACGTAGATGAATCAGAGAGCAAGATCAAAGGAACATTGGACAAAATCCACGAAAACCTATACAATAAAACAAAAGAATTTTTGGAATCACATATACACAAGGTTTATGATTACGAAAAGTTCAAGGACTTGATAGGCAAGGACTCTGGATTTGTCCAAGCTCCTTGGTGTGGCTCAACCGAATGCGAAGACAAAATTGCTGAAGAAACAAAGGCAAAAGCCACCAATATGCCTTTTGATGCTCAGCATGACTTGGATGGTAAGAAATGCATATACTGCGGAAAGGAAGCCAAGTATTTTGTGAATTTTGCAAGGTCTTACTAA
- a CDS encoding HAD family hydrolase → MIKLVIFDLGGVIIDFNEAYYCRYLSERFNVDFKKVIDTFKPLNKSLEKGEIELNDMYSGIKKGLGIKGDVDWNKIFYQKSSLDLNMMNLVNKLSKSYKIAILSNISISRYLLARKLYLYKLHYDRAFLSGYLGMVKPEQNIYKHVINQFNIKPEESIFIDNLKVNTYAAEELGIKAITFVNYDSLLPQLKRYGIKV, encoded by the coding sequence ATGATTAAATTGGTCATATTTGATTTAGGCGGCGTGATAATAGATTTCAACGAGGCTTATTATTGCAGATACCTAAGTGAGAGGTTTAATGTAGATTTCAAGAAGGTCATTGACACTTTCAAACCTCTTAACAAAAGTTTGGAAAAAGGAGAAATAGAACTGAACGATATGTATAGCGGGATAAAGAAGGGCCTTGGCATAAAAGGAGATGTTGACTGGAACAAAATCTTTTATCAAAAATCAAGCCTTGACTTAAATATGATGAATCTGGTAAATAAGCTATCAAAGAGTTACAAAATCGCAATTTTAAGCAATATAAGCATATCCAGGTATCTTTTAGCGAGAAAGCTTTATCTTTATAAGCTGCACTACGACAGAGCTTTTCTATCCGGCTACTTAGGGATGGTAAAGCCTGAACAAAATATATATAAGCATGTGATAAACCAATTTAATATCAAGCCGGAAGAATCAATATTCATAGATAACTTGAAGGTAAATACGTATGCAGCTGAGGAGCTTGGAATAAAAGCAATAACATTTGTGAATTATGATTCATTGCTTCCACAGCTAAAGAGGTATGGAATCAAAGTATAA
- the amrS gene encoding AmmeMemoRadiSam system radical SAM enzyme, protein MPYWYPDSLSAMQIDPIEKKPFNHFMPGSWVLGVGTDSCNFDCAFCQNHAISKEKEINQDYVSPESLVDMAIANKVDGIAFTYNEPTIFIEYALDVADLAKKNGLFTVFVSNGYMTKEAVEAIKGKIDAVVVDFKGNGDQKFMNKYETVPKEEPIKETLLNLSKAGIHIEITDLIVPKVGDSLEAADSLTKWIAGNIGRDTPIQFTRFYPDYKMYNYPYTSLKSLEEHYEIAKKNGLRFVYIGNVPGNEHESTYCPNCGEEVIRRNGFGITRWDLDNDNRCKKCGCKIPIEGTYKKNPYHRAIESFY, encoded by the coding sequence ATGCCTTATTGGTATCCTGATTCTTTATCAGCGATGCAGATAGACCCTATAGAAAAGAAGCCCTTCAACCACTTCATGCCAGGCAGCTGGGTGCTAGGAGTCGGGACAGATTCATGCAATTTTGATTGTGCATTCTGCCAGAATCATGCGATATCCAAGGAAAAAGAGATAAACCAGGATTATGTAAGCCCCGAAAGCTTGGTTGATATGGCAATTGCCAACAAAGTTGACGGTATTGCATTTACTTATAACGAGCCCACCATCTTTATAGAATATGCGCTGGATGTTGCCGATTTGGCCAAGAAGAACGGATTGTTTACCGTATTCGTAAGCAATGGCTATATGACAAAGGAGGCAGTGGAAGCGATAAAGGGAAAGATAGATGCAGTGGTTGTTGACTTTAAGGGAAATGGCGATCAGAAATTCATGAACAAGTACGAAACAGTCCCAAAAGAAGAACCCATAAAAGAGACTTTGTTAAACTTGAGTAAAGCTGGTATACACATAGAGATAACCGATTTGATAGTCCCAAAAGTCGGAGACTCATTGGAGGCAGCAGATTCGTTGACAAAGTGGATCGCAGGCAACATTGGCAGGGACACGCCGATACAGTTTACAAGGTTCTACCCGGATTACAAGATGTACAATTACCCTTATACCAGCTTAAAGAGCTTGGAAGAGCATTATGAGATAGCGAAGAAGAACGGGCTGAGGTTCGTATACATAGGGAACGTTCCTGGAAACGAACACGAAAGCACTTACTGCCCAAACTGCGGAGAGGAAGTTATAAGGAGGAACGGCTTTGGGATAACCAGGTGGGATCTCGATAATGATAACAGATGCAAGAAATGCGGCTGTAAGATTCCAATAGAAGGTACTTACAAAAAGAACCCATACCACAGAGCTATCGAATCTTTTTATTGA
- a CDS encoding AAA family ATPase: MKETGFSDFVNARKILSKPIIELPIRNQERLFYNPFSRLKRFAGHSALAYAIVPDMEKGKFRREECSARAIDLRDYIEHKGNRNVSITGVSGQGKSYLTIHLLSKFSEKQRIIFSFKPDDHEVHLGIPVIDAKQCLPNPFRDINAFSEAYMTAFFSEKTSTGIQLQQTPAFLQEIASQSNDWKTFMKMISEKRKSASKNQIETLNAIEQNVKSLIIDDMGSVEIGSESIVFDFSTLPTKQSQNFYAELMLRQIYREMEERKRKDVLICIDEAHRLTKSYHTILDVMSREIRDKGMLWIITQNLIDILPEMRAKEGLNEYDKESLGLLSALLVRDYRSDARIGIKALEILGRSNKWDDDLIKTALKQAYVEVEGETLKNLGDRDLLILAALVKNQDTNRAYSEVSASSHLLLRGVSKSTFFQSVNYLQNLGLITLIKKKIGRYYTMESQILLSDASIVSGELRKRL; this comes from the coding sequence ATGAAGGAAACTGGCTTCTCTGACTTTGTAAACGCAAGGAAGATCCTCTCAAAGCCGATAATAGAACTACCAATAAGAAATCAGGAGAGGCTTTTCTATAACCCATTTTCAAGGCTAAAGAGGTTCGCAGGGCATTCAGCGTTGGCCTATGCCATTGTTCCCGATATGGAAAAGGGAAAGTTCAGGAGGGAGGAATGCTCAGCAAGAGCCATTGATTTAAGGGATTACATAGAGCACAAGGGAAACAGGAATGTGTCCATAACAGGTGTATCAGGGCAGGGAAAGAGCTATCTCACGATACATTTACTATCGAAGTTCAGCGAGAAGCAGAGGATCATATTCTCGTTCAAGCCCGATGACCATGAAGTCCATCTTGGAATACCAGTAATAGATGCAAAGCAGTGCTTACCGAATCCGTTCAGGGACATAAATGCCTTCTCAGAGGCTTACATGACCGCATTTTTCAGTGAGAAGACAAGCACAGGAATACAGCTACAGCAGACACCAGCTTTTCTGCAGGAAATAGCCTCCCAGAGCAACGACTGGAAGACATTCATGAAAATGATATCCGAAAAAAGAAAATCAGCCTCGAAGAACCAGATCGAAACGCTCAACGCAATAGAGCAGAATGTGAAATCGCTCATAATCGATGACATGGGAAGCGTGGAAATAGGCAGTGAAAGCATTGTGTTTGATTTCTCAACATTACCGACGAAGCAGTCCCAGAACTTCTATGCCGAGCTTATGCTAAGGCAGATCTACAGGGAGATGGAGGAACGCAAAAGAAAGGATGTTTTGATATGCATAGACGAGGCTCACAGGCTTACGAAATCCTATCATACTATTCTTGATGTAATGAGCCGTGAGATAAGGGACAAGGGAATGCTCTGGATAATAACGCAGAACCTTATCGATATCCTACCTGAAATGAGGGCAAAGGAAGGCCTGAATGAATATGACAAAGAGTCTCTAGGGCTATTGTCTGCACTGCTTGTTAGGGACTACAGGAGTGACGCAAGGATCGGAATAAAGGCCCTGGAAATTCTTGGCAGAAGCAATAAATGGGATGATGACTTGATCAAAACAGCACTGAAACAGGCTTATGTGGAGGTGGAAGGCGAAACGCTCAAGAACCTTGGAGACCGGGACCTGCTGATACTGGCAGCATTGGTCAAAAATCAGGATACCAACAGGGCGTATTCCGAAGTCTCGGCATCCAGTCATTTGTTGCTCAGAGGTGTTAGCAAGTCAACGTTCTTCCAGAGCGTCAACTATTTGCAAAACCTTGGCCTCATCACACTGATCAAGAAGAAGATAGGCAGATATTACACAATGGAGTCACAAATATTATTATCGGATGCTTCTATTGTATCTGGAGAGCTTAGGAAGAGACTCTGA
- a CDS encoding site-specific DNA-methyltransferase, whose product MRDFGIYWKNKREEVERVELPFQKIETINLPRSNIGTLAQFKKDSENGEWKNKLIWGDNKYVMASLLSEFRGKIKLIYADPPFFTGTNMNITLEVGDEGAVKEPSAIEEIAYRNMWKEGPSSFFQYMYDRFVLMKDLLAEDGAIWVRFDYHYSHYIKTILDEIFGYDNFRNEIIINRTRKNVMASRTQTVFPTATDSLFLYAKSENMLLTETKIKTEEERKGYWRHMDDSAGQGSAKTFFGKSMEPPPGKHWKFSQENIDKMIEEGRLRLNPKTSRPEYWVEPSDEYLLDTNWTDIPGYSFSTGYPTENAEQLLERVILSSSVREDLVADFFSGSGTTAAVAEKLGRKWIAADIGRFSVHTIRKRSLDIPHCKPFEVLNLGKYERKHWMDQNLGSVYRNYIDFILQLYKAKPVYDYKCIHGIISGKAVHVGPIDYPVTKSEVEECLKEAKDNGFDSLDVLGWDFEMEFNDRILRELRGSYDFGISLRIIPNEVMDKRAVEAGDVDFYEHAFLEAKLATSGRKVKVNLENFIIPNPESIPEELRDKILKWSDFIDYWSVDWNYRDDTFHNEWQEFRTKKKKSLQLQSIEHHYDAPGTYKVMVKVIDVFGNDTTTMKEVTVA is encoded by the coding sequence ATGAGGGATTTTGGAATTTATTGGAAAAACAAGAGAGAGGAAGTGGAAAGAGTTGAGCTTCCATTCCAGAAAATTGAGACGATAAACCTTCCAAGATCAAATATTGGAACGCTCGCTCAATTTAAGAAAGATTCTGAGAATGGCGAATGGAAGAATAAACTGATCTGGGGAGACAACAAATACGTTATGGCATCTTTGCTGTCCGAGTTTCGTGGAAAAATAAAGTTAATTTACGCAGATCCGCCATTTTTCACGGGCACAAACATGAATATAACTTTGGAAGTTGGAGATGAAGGTGCAGTAAAGGAACCTTCCGCCATAGAGGAGATAGCCTATAGAAACATGTGGAAAGAAGGCCCTAGCTCTTTCTTTCAGTATATGTATGATAGATTCGTCCTGATGAAAGATTTGCTGGCTGAGGATGGTGCAATCTGGGTAAGATTTGACTATCATTATTCACACTATATAAAGACAATTTTGGACGAGATATTTGGTTACGACAATTTTAGAAATGAAATAATAATAAATAGAACGAGGAAAAATGTTATGGCCAGTAGAACTCAAACAGTTTTTCCTACAGCCACGGATTCATTATTTTTATACGCGAAATCCGAAAACATGCTCCTAACTGAAACAAAAATCAAAACCGAGGAGGAACGAAAAGGCTATTGGAGGCATATGGATGACTCAGCGGGACAGGGGTCAGCTAAAACATTCTTTGGTAAGTCTATGGAGCCTCCACCGGGAAAACATTGGAAATTCTCACAAGAAAATATAGATAAGATGATTGAAGAAGGCAGACTTAGACTAAATCCTAAGACTAGCCGACCAGAATACTGGGTAGAGCCGTCAGACGAATACCTTTTGGATACGAATTGGACGGATATTCCTGGATATTCTTTTAGCACTGGCTATCCTACTGAAAATGCTGAACAGTTACTTGAAAGAGTAATCTTATCATCTTCTGTTAGAGAAGATTTGGTTGCTGATTTCTTCTCCGGCTCCGGGACCACTGCTGCAGTGGCAGAGAAATTGGGCAGAAAATGGATTGCGGCTGATATTGGAAGATTTTCTGTTCACACAATAAGAAAGAGGTCACTTGATATTCCTCATTGTAAACCTTTTGAGGTCCTAAACCTTGGAAAATATGAAAGAAAGCACTGGATGGATCAGAACCTCGGCTCTGTTTATAGAAATTACATTGATTTTATTTTACAACTTTACAAAGCCAAGCCTGTCTACGACTACAAGTGCATACACGGAATTATATCCGGAAAGGCGGTTCACGTTGGCCCAATAGATTACCCTGTTACAAAAAGTGAGGTTGAGGAATGCCTGAAAGAAGCAAAAGACAACGGCTTCGATTCTCTGGATGTCTTGGGATGGGACTTTGAGATGGAATTCAACGATAGGATATTAAGGGAGCTCAGGGGATCTTACGATTTTGGAATCTCTCTCAGGATCATACCAAACGAGGTAATGGATAAGAGAGCAGTAGAAGCTGGAGATGTTGATTTCTATGAGCATGCCTTCCTTGAAGCTAAACTCGCAACTTCAGGAAGGAAGGTAAAGGTTAACCTTGAAAATTTCATCATACCGAACCCAGAATCCATACCGGAAGAACTCAGAGATAAGATACTCAAGTGGAGTGATTTTATAGACTATTGGAGCGTGGACTGGAATTACAGGGACGATACTTTTCACAACGAGTGGCAGGAATTCAGGACAAAGAAAAAGAAGAGTTTGCAGTTGCAATCAATAGAGCATCATTATGACGCACCCGGGACGTACAAGGTAATGGTAAAGGTCATAGATGTGTTCGGAAACGATACTACAACAATGAAAGAGGTAACTGTAGCATGA